ACTATGAAGGAGGTATAGATTCTTAATTAACTGTTGGTATAGACACTAAAAATGTATGCAGGTAGTAATTCTCATCTTCTTTTCAAAATGAGGGGCATGAGATCTTTGAATACGGGGTTGTCTACAGTACTTAGATGTTTATCATATACTCATTTACATCTAATTGAACCAaatttacaacattgacaacaaagttatcacatttgttttacacatttacatataattgaaccaAGTTACCACATCGACAAcaatttgttcataaacttATAAAAATAtcgtaggtggagtaattacctcTAATAAAACTAAAATTACCCAAAAAATAACTCTATTTACCACAATGACAACAAAATTGTTGTCAGACCTGTAAATGAGTGTATCACATATATACAGGTACCGTATAATTTCCCCTTTGAATACAAGGAGGGTAAAGCTATAGtacgttaacatttctcatacatcaactatttttaccactttaaggactcgtgttaccactttgatgactaatattactattttgaggactcatacggtaaactaagaaaatttaccactttaagaactcatgttatcactttgagaactaatattactattttgaggactcattggcaattgtatgcatgtcatacgttaacacattgtacaATTTTCCATACAAGGAAGCTTCTGAGCTTTATTTCCATCACTTTCTTGTATATATTTGCATCACTTAAACGTAGGAAAAACTGATTGCCAAGTATAAATAAAAGATCAACAAGTTATTTTTTGGGTTTCTGGATCAACCATTTACATCGTACAATGCATATATAGTACTTATTATAGTGCAACTCttgacaggaaaaaaaaaaagactccgGACGTCTTTGTAATTTGAATTAACTTAGATGGCACCCCCCAAGGTCAGAGACACTTTCTTCTTGCTGCCGTGCTTGTTAACTCTTTTGGAAAGAAATTTAAGTGGCAGAGCGGAGTAAGTGGTTGCAGTTGAACTTGGACATGGAGCAGGTGCCGCGGCCGAAGAATTGGTCCAGTTAGCGGCAATTTTCTGCCCTTTTTCGCAATGGCCAGCAAATGTGCAGATGAAATAAAATGTGCCGGGTTGAACAATCCCAACATTAACTGGCTTTGTTGTTTCCAAAATCGGATGTGTGGTGGTACAACTATCGAAATCCTCCTTTGTCACTAAAGCCAGGTCTTGTTCTCCTGCTGGAAACTCAAATGCTGCACAAGAAAGGAAACAACCATATTATCATCATCATGGATTTCTTCAGCACATGCATGTGCATATGGCATAAATGGAAGCCCTTAAATACCTAATTTTAAAAAGTTGTACGGGAAATATCGAATTTATTTGCTCAATTAGATGTGAACCCTAAAAAGCAATCGATTAATGGGGTATTAATTCAGAGATGAAACTAGCTAGTAATACTCACTTATACTATCGACACTGATTTCAAAGGTATGCTCGGCCGCCCAGGCCTCATAAGTGCCAGCTCCACCAGAAGGAATAGACCAAGCCAATTCGTACTCTTCAGCTTCTGTTGTATGTAACATTGCTGCCAATGCTATAACAGCAACTAAAACATTCATGGCTTTCCCCATCCTAGTATCTAATCAGTTAGCTTCACTGTCCTTGTGTTACTTTGTAGGAAATTGGTAATGAAGACTGAATGTGGTACCTGACTTTATAGAGGGAGAGACCTCTCGGATTTTAGGAAAGCAAACGGCCGGCTGAGAGACTCCCGCCAAATTTCACAAAGAACTATATTACTGCATATATTGTGTTTGACAACCTGAAATTACTAGATGGTGCTGTAGATGCCAATTTTTAATTCATACATAACAAGAGTTGATTATGTTCACATTAAGTTCGGTATTAACGATTCTGAACATTTCAGTAGGTTAATTAAGTACTTGCTTAAGTACATAATAGTACTATGAATAACCCCAAAGGCCAAGGGGTCATTTTCATGTGTCGAAGGAAGATAGGAACGTACTGGTGGGAATAAACTATAGTGGATTGGTTTCCCTCCCTGGAAATCTGTATTCTGTAATctataacaaaaaaaacatttataatATTAACAAACAAACAgttatacatatacatatacacagGGGCGGAGTCAGGATTTGATCTTGGGGGGGGGTCCATACATAAAGTAACGATCATATAACCGAATTATTAAgttcgaagaaaaaaaaaataatgataaatAACGGTATGACAATAATATAAAAATCTTATTTAATATATAGACAACTACCGAAATTCCTTGTTCAAATTCAAATCCTAATGACCTAGGAATGGGAATAGTTATTTATTATTACTTTGACTTCTCTCTCTTATCTTATTACTTCTTTAATCTTTATAgaataaatattattattttgttattttttttaagtagaGACTGACAGTATGGTTTGGGTAGTGAGAGGGGTCagcattattatatatataattgatacATTTGATTTGAGAGGGGATCCAGTAGGTTGCATTGATTACACCATACATGTTTaactaataatatatatatatatatatatatatatatatgtgtgtgtcagCCAAAAAGCTAGGGGGGTCCGGACCCCTTTGGGCCGAACAGTAGTTCTGCCCCTGcatatacatatagatataCGTATACGTACTCAAGTAGAGACATTTTTGCTAAACAGTATCAGGTGTTCAGAGCTTCAAAACTATCAAGCTTTTAGACAAGGTTAACGTATAAACAATTTTGTGTGTGTTTAAGAATGTAGGAATGCAAGAGAGATTGTAGAGAATTGGTGTGTGTAttaattgataataggagccctatatatatggattacaaagtacaatttcttggagtacaaggattcctattctaactTGAAGTGGaaattctctcctattacaactatagaactaatcctagtttgacaaggcacactaaagtcaacatccttcaacactcccccttgtgccgctcaaacttgatGATGAGGCTTCAAACGTTACCTTGTTAAAAGCCTTGCTCAAGGaataaaaactctgtgggacaaaaacaacctcgatcgaggaggagaaaaagagtacaacacatcaTTCACTTTTcaagatcaaacatgtagacatcatacctccccctgatgttgaCATCTCCCCccgattgctacaatcatgggagctcggataactttctcaatctgatatgatgctcttcacatgtttctcaaaggtggatttaggtaatgacttagtgaataagcttgctacattatcctctgatcagatttgattcagttcaatctttagaagtgcttgttattgctgattataaaagaacttaggcgatatatgcttggtgttgttgcccttgatgaaagctaacttcatttgttcaatacaagttGCATtgatctatggtagacttcaaaccacaagttcctcaaaatatgtctaattacagaccttagccatatgcattcacgcacaacTTCAtatagagcaataatctttgcatgatttgaggaagtaacAACAAGGTTTGTTTCATAGCcctccaagatattgcagtACTTCCCTTGGTAAAGACATAATCCATTTGGGAGGGACCTTTGTGatggtcagagaggtaccctgtatcagcaaaacccatcaaaacatcaccataTGTCGTTTTGATGTAAGAGATGTGGACTAAACTGGCCATTCTGGGCGGCAACGACATGGCCAGTCATGACATCTTGGTGGACGGCGGTGTTTTGCCTAACGGGGTCTGATCCCATTCTTCTGTCATTGCTTTTCTCtatgtagggataaaacaagcccatgtCAATCGTAccctttaagtatcgaaagattgtcttgataccaatccaatggcggcgtgttggcgcagagctatgtctagctaacaagttcactacgaatgagatgtctgatcttgtgcattgagctaagtgcaataatgcacctattgcacttagataaaGCACTTCGGCCTCCAAAatgtcttcgtcctcatcctttggacgaaacggatctttttcaaGCTCAAAACTACGGCCATTCATGGGAGTACTCATTGGCTTCACTTTATCATCATTAAAGTGCCTTAGTATTTTATGAGTacgctgactgatggatcaaaattccatcactATGGTGCTTTAGTTCTAACCCAAGACAAAACTGTATTTTTTCAAGATTTTTCAtatcaaattcggatttcaaatatttacagtttcttttaactcatttagagttccaattaaGTTCATGTTGATctcaacataaactgctacaattgtaAATATGGAACTTATCcttttaataaacacgcatgggtatatttcattgttgacatatctattcccaatcaaatagtcacttagacggttataccccatccgtccagattgtttcaatccatatagtgagcgttgaTGCgttaaaagcaagcgcataatttaaccctgaaaatattgttagtagtataagcaaatagggatcgttctattccggggattgagggtacacctgtcattgtcaaacaattaaacaattaaaattaaaacaaagtataatattcacaaatatattcacaactataaacattatttacgaaaaaaaggggggattttgtttttggattttcgaaaataaaactaagttaacaaaataatttaaaatgcaaaaacataaaaatatgaatggaatgagagaacaaagatcaaaatcgaaacatatgattaaaattgattcaaaccctaatattgttcatctaagtcatgagaaaggagttgatcatgtgaaacgttaaaagcaaacaatttcccatattttacttttcaatgctaattaacctaagcgaaagcacctagatcaatcctatcaaacatgcattcaagcactagaaagctagttaatcacaacatgtttaatgcattacacatgaagaaaggctatcaactcaagtgtacaacttagtatggaaaagtccacctaattgcaatcctcgttaattaaatttgatctttgtgcaaaacctttactactttgatttaagtttacacaaaatgaaaagtcgatttcatgttcttaaacctagcaacaattatgcataaaccctataagtgtcgacccaaataagattaatacacaaaggatatctataacgcaaatttaattaagcaaacccacataagcaactctcgaagaacaatgatatgaatctgaaaatatcaattaatcataaaaattccagaaataatactttgttcatacatatatgtcaactagaacaaaaccaacgaaatcaaagcaaaggttacaaaggagaatcggattacaccgtgagatggagatgagatgaacgaattgaggatgtagtctcttgaatctcgaaagcaagcttcaaggatgatgatggaggatgatgctcacggcaattcttcttctcccttggccttgcttgaactcgtggcttgctctagagggtggaaaggaaaatggaaaggaaatggagagacaaggagatggaatggatgaaggaatgtgtcttagaatgagaggagaaggtgtttatatagggaagaaaaagaagagtgaaatgatgagtggaagaaaaataataaaagtggatctaagttcacttgtaaaatatggaaaagatagagaaatgatgaaatgaaagcaaagcatgaaggtgcagcaacatggaagtgacgatgatctattaaagagattgtagaagaaaaatatatccaaggaaaaagagaaaagtatctagctttcttcatgtgggtacgTAGGAAACAtaaacatgtgaatattgagctggttttaggtcagtttttgcccctttattccttcaattatttctctaacaagacttcagaatgagccttcgacttcttcataaaaaatgttccactatgagtgtagattatcctgacaaattttcagagctttattccatgtggttgggccgaaaatgctgctggacctcttacaggtccagttttccggttttgcttctgtagaaaattgggctgattgtttaaaggccttccacttctatctggatcttgcactcttcatatgaaatgttcctttgggtgtctagaatggatctggaaggtttcagctcatttgaagttcatttggtcaggcggccgctctttcttctttgcttggcttggtttctcctcggagtaggaatatgtgtaaaattgatcttttagtacatttcaccttcatctactccaatgtaccttcatctttgctccccttggtgttcgcaagctcctctttccatttatgagttc
This portion of the Rosa chinensis cultivar Old Blush chromosome 1, RchiOBHm-V2, whole genome shotgun sequence genome encodes:
- the LOC112170200 gene encoding umecyanin-like, producing the protein MGKAMNVLVAVIALAAMLHTTEAEEYELAWSIPSGGAGTYEAWAAEHTFEISVDSITFEFPAGEQDLALVTKEDFDSCTTTHPILETTKPVNVGIVQPGTFYFICTFAGHCEKGQKIAANWTNSSAAAPAPCPSSTATTYSALPLKFLSKRVNKHGSKKKVSLTLGGAI